In a single window of the Papaver somniferum cultivar HN1 chromosome 8, ASM357369v1, whole genome shotgun sequence genome:
- the LOC113301772 gene encoding lysM domain-containing GPI-anchored protein 1-like translates to MSKHTHTHQFLFYLLMFILGVSIVSSKSIIEPCSNSDSCNALVGYTLYTDLKVSQVASLFQIDPISLLTANVIDISYPDVENHILPAKLFLKIPITCSCVDGIRKSVSTRYKTRPADTLSLIADSVYAGLVSADQIREANSVSDPSVLDVGQILTVPLPCTCFNSSDNNLPAVYLSYVVRPMDTLAEIAAGYSTTLTDLMNVNAMGVPAVGAGDIIAVPIPACASNFPKTSADFGLTVPNGSYAITAGHCVQCSCGPGNLKLYCQPASLAVSCSSMQCKSSNLMVGNITTQPGGGGCNVNACTYGGIVNGSIVATLSTTLQPRCPAPHQFPPLIAPTELTVRDPLFAPAPAPSLEGVISTNPGTVIPGTGLRPGGMSPANGPTGSTSDAPSAIPLSRYQSVIMLLCVVISWWV, encoded by the exons atgtCAAAACATACTCATACTCATCAGTTCTTGTTCTACTTGTTGATGTTCATCTTGGGTGTTTCTATTGTTAGCTCAAAATCAATAATAGAACCATGTTCAAACTCAGATTCTTGTAATGCTCTAGTAGGTTACACACTATACACAGATCTTAAAGTATCACAAGTAGCTTCACTATTCCAGATAGATCCAATCTCTCTACTCACAGCAAATGTAATTGACATTTCATACCCAGATGTTGAAAACCATATTCTACCAGCTAAACTCTTTCTGAAAATACCCATTACCTGTTCTTGTGTGGATGGTATTCGTAAATCGGTGTCAACTCGGTATAAGACTCGGCCTGCTGATACTTTGTCTTTGATAGCTGATAGTGTTTACGCTGGGTTGGTTTCTGCTGATCAGATAAGAGAAGCTAATTCTGTTTCTGATCCTTCTGTTCTTGATGTGGGTCAGATTCTTACTGTGCCTTTGCCATGTACTTGTTTCAACTCAAGTGATAATAATCTACCTGCAGTCTATCTTTCTTATGTTGTAAGACCTATGGATACTTTAGCGGAGATTGCAGCTGGGTATTCCACTACTCTTACTGATCTTATGAATGTTAATGCTATGGGTGTTCCAGCTGTTGGAGCTGGTGACATTATTGCAGTTCCTATTCctg CTTGTGCGTCAAACTTCCCAAAAACTTCTGCAGATTTCGGTTTAACTGTGCCAAATGGGAGCTACGCCATTACTGCAGGTCATTGTGTTCAGTGCAGTTGTGGACCTGGAAATCTGAA ATTATACTGCCAACCTGCTTCATTGGCAGTTTCGTGTTCAAGCATGCAATGCAAAAGCAGTAACCTCATGGTTGGAAATATTACGACGCAaccaggtggtggtggttgtaatGTTAATGCCTGTACATACGGCGGTATTGTCAATGGTAGCATTGTCGCCAC TTTGTCCACAACTCTTCAACCTCGTTGCCCAG CACCACATCAATTTCCCCCACTTATAGCTCCAACTGAATTAACAGTCAGGGACCCATTATTTGCTCCAGCCCCTGCACCTTCTCTAGAAGGTGTGATATCAACAAATCCTGGGACTGTGATTCCAGGAACTGGTTTGCGTCCTGGTGGGATGTCTCCAGCAAATGGACCTACTGGAAGTACCTCTGATGCACCATCCGCGATCCCCCTATCCAGATATCAAAGCGTAATTATGCTCTTATGTGTTGTCATAAGTTGGTGGGTTTGA
- the LOC113301317 gene encoding serine/threonine-protein kinase rio2-like, translating into MLIRGGESGKAFTDKCSRQNPIIAASISGTPSKFNLHFEDDASPVDPLSDYHTDEFESDEYGGDDDDGDDDDDDDDWENQNVKKEITDYEWDVCDLSKVDKVSGIKRKYDDEEEEFHETRDKQASRSGNGKGIDDIPLTGSNVSNPCVVDDEQSKLFDGNRETISSIKCNASNYEEESRETRDKQQQLVVNESGKGKEDVDERYNVHIYGYYRKSRPDGGYGIILQDKPRKPVVAYYGFSKGGSYLYYLLMGMKRSLEIANEWGLAEVKWSINSQRVNHHLSFLFNDPDMLNSLFHSQHDVCKRCLRNQMGLTIASFKQVFPVIEDIIKLQYKIKFKYTYDCSKVRNEAAYYLAECGAKKLEKMKPGGSLHKVQEVKMMDNEFPERLKSIVLGDEKLFAYV; encoded by the exons ATGTTAATAAG GGGAGGAGAGTCTGGTAAGGCCTTTACAGATAAATGCTCTAGGCAAAATCCGATTATTGCTGCCAGTATTTCTGGTACTCCAAGCAAATTCAACCTCCACTTTGAAGATGATGCCTCGCCAGTGGACCCACTCAGCGATTATCATACAGATGAATTTGAATCTGATGAatatggtggtgatgatgatgatggcgaTGACGACGACGACGATGATGATTGGGAAAATCAGAATGTTAAGAAAGAGATAACTGATTACGAGTGGGATGTTTGCGACCTGTCAAAGGTTGATAAAGTATCTGGTATCAAAAGaaaatatgatgatgaagaagaagagtttcaTGAAACAAGAGATAAGCAGGCTTCTAGGTCTGGAAATGGAAAAGGCATTGATGATATTCCACTAACTGGAAGTAATGTGAGTAATCCATGTGTTGTTGATGATGAACAAAGTAAGTTATTTGACGGCAACAGAGAAACAATATCTAGTATCAAATGTAATGCAAGTAATTATGAAGAAGAGTCCCGTGAGACAAGGGATAAGCAGCAGCAGTTGGTGGTTAATGAGTCTGGAAAAGGAAAAGAGGATGTTGATGAGAGGTATAACGTTCACATTTACGGTTATTATCGTAAGAGTAGACCAGATGGTGGATATGGAATTATTTTACAGGACAAGCCCAGAAAACCAGTAGTTGCTTACTATGGGTTTTCTAAAGGAGGATCATATCTTTATTACCTTCTGATGGGAATGAAGAGAAGCTTAGAGATTGCAAATGAATGGGGACTTGCGGAAGTTAAGTGGTCAATCAATTCACAAAGAGTTAATCACCACCTTAGCTTCCTTTTCAATGATCCCGACATGCTAAATAGCTTATTTCATTCCCAACATGATGTTTGCAAGAGGTGTTTgagaaatcaaatgggtttgacTATTGCAAGTTTCAAGCAAGTGTTTCCAGTTATTGAAGATATTATAAAGCTGCAGTATAAAATCAAGTTCAAATATACATATGACTGTTCTAAAGTACGCAATGAAGCTGCGTATTATTTGGCAGAATGTGGAGCAAAAAAACTTGAGAAGATGAAACCGGGTGGAAGTTTGCATAAGGTGCAAGAAGTTAAGATGATGGACAACGAATTTCCCGAGCGGCTGAAATCTATTGTACTGGGAGATGAGAAATTGTTTGCATACGTGTAA